The Malus domestica chromosome 10, GDT2T_hap1 genome contains a region encoding:
- the LOC103446310 gene encoding cellulose synthase A catalytic subunit 8 [UDP-forming] isoform X1, which produces MMQSVAPVCNVCGEQVGLGANGEVFVACHECNFPICKACFDEDVKAGRKVCLQCGIPYDDNPLAEYETKVSGTRSTMEAHLNNSQQDTGIHARHISSVSTLDSELNDESGNPIWKNRVESWKDKKDKKDKKIKKKKDTPKGEKEAQIPPEKQMTEEYSSEAAEPLSTLVPLPSNRITPYRTVIIMRLIILALFFHYRVTNPVDSAYGLWFTSIICEIWFAFSWVLDQFPKWSPVNRTTFTDRLSARFEREGELSELAAVDFFVSTVDPLKEPPLITANTVLSILAVDYPVDKVSCYVSDDGAAMLTFESLAETSEFATKWVPFCKKFSIEPRAPEFYFSQKIDYLKDKVQPSFVKERRAMKRDYEEFKVRMNALVAKAQKTPEEGWTMQDGTPWPGNNSRDHPGMIQVFLGHSGAYDIEGNELPRLVYVSREKRPGYPHHKKAGAENALVRVSAVLTNAPYILNLDCDHYVNNSQAIREAMCFLMDPQVGREVCYVQFPQRFDGIDRSDRYANRNTVFFDVNMKGLDGIQGPVYVGTGCCFNRQALYGYGPPSMPALSKAASSSSCSCCCPSKKPSKDVSEAYRDAKQEELDAAIFNLRDIENYDELERSMLISQTSFEKTFGLSSVFIESTLMENGGVAESSNPSTLIKEAIHVISCGYEEKTAWGKEIGWIYGSITEDILTGFKMHCRGWRSIYCMPLRPAFKGSAPINLSDRLHQVLRWALGSVEIFLSRHCPLWYGFAGGRLKLLQRMAYINTIVYPFTSLPLVAYCTLPAICLLTGKFIIPTLTNLASALFLGLFISIIATSVLELRWSGVRIEDLWRNEQFWVIGGVSAHLFAVFQGFLKMLAGIDTNFTVTTKSAEDTEFGELYLIKWTTLLIPPTTLLIVNMVGVVAGFSDALNKGYEAWGPLFGKVFFAFWVILHLYPFLKGLMGRQNRTPTIVVLWSVLLASVFSLVWVKINPFVSKVDSSTLAQSCISIDC; this is translated from the exons ATAACCCGTTGGCGGAGTATGAAACAAAGGTGTCAGGCACTCGATCCACAATGGAAGCTCACCTGAATAATTCACAG CAGGATACAGGAATTCATGCTAGGCATATCAGCAGTGTGTCTACGTTGGATAGTG AATTAAACGATGAATCTGGCAATCCGATTTGGAAGAATAGAGTGGAAAGTTGGAAGGATAAGAAGGATAAGAAGGATAAAAAGATCAAGAAGAAAAAGGATACACCTAAGGGGGAAAAAGAGGCTCAAATTCCACCTGAGAAGCAGATGACAGAGGAATA TTCATCAGAGGCTGCGGAACCACTTTCAACTCTCGTCCCACTTCCATCTAACAGAATCACACCATACAGAACTGTTATAATTATGCGATTGATCATTCTCGCCCTTTTCTTCCATTATCGAGTAACAAATCCTGTTGATAGTGCTTACGGTCTATGGTTCACTTCGATCATATGTGAGATCTGGTTTGCTTTTTCTTGGGTGTTGGATCAGTTTCCTAAGTGGTCTCCAGTTAATCGGACTACATTTACTGACAGGTTATCTGCCAG GTTTGAAAGAGAGGGTGAACTCTCCGAGCTTGCTGCTGTGGATTTCTTCGTGAGTACAGTTGATCCGTTGAAAGAACCGCCCTTGATTACTGCCAATACCGTGCTTTCTATCCTTGCTGTAGACTACCCTGTGGACAAAGTTTCCTGCTATGTGTCTGATGATGGTGCTGCCATGCTTACATTTGAATCCCTTGCCGAAACATCTGAATTTGCAACAAAGTGGGTTCCTTTCTGCAAGAAATTTTCAATTGAACCACGTGCACCTGAGTTTTACTTCTCACAAAAGATTGACTACTTGAAGGATAAAGTGCAACCATCTTTTGTGAAGGAGCGCAGAGCGATGAAA AGAGATTATGAAGAGTTCAAAGTGCGAATGAATGCTTTAGTAGCAAAGGCTCAAAAAACACCAGAAGAAGGATGGACTATGCAAGATGGAACTCCATGGCCAGGAAATAACTCGCGTGACCATCCTGGGATGATCCAG GTGTTCCTTGGACATAGCGGTGCCTATGACATCGAGGGCAATGAACTTCCTCGATTGGTTTATGTCTCGAGAGAGAAGAGACCCGGCTACCCACATCACAAGAAAGCTGGTGCTGAAAATGCTTTG GTAAGGGTGTCTGCAGTTCTCACAAATGCCCCATACATCCTCAATCTTGACTGTGATCACTACGTTAACAACAGCCAGGCAATTCGCGAGGCAATGTGTTTCTTGATGGACCCTCAAGTCGGTCGAGAAGTATGCTATGTGCAGTTTCCTCAGAGGTTTGATGGTATTGATCGCAGTGATCGATATGCTAATCGCAACACAGTTTTCTTTGAT GTTAACATGAAAGGACTGGATGGCATTCAAGGTCCAGTATATGTGGGGACAGGATGTTGTTTCAACAGGCAAGCACTTTACGGCTACGGTCCTCCTTCTATGCCCGCCTTATCCAAGGCTGCTTCCTCATCCTCCTGCTCTTGTTGCTGTCCCTCTAAGAAGCCCTCTAAAGATGTGTCAGAGGCTTATCGAGATGCAAAACAGGAGGAGCTTGATGCTGCCATTTTTAACCTCCGTGATATTGAGA ATTATGATGAGCTTGAGAGGTCAATGCTGATCTCGCAGACAAGCTTTGAGAAAACTTTTGGCTTATCGTCTGTATTCATCGAATCTACGCTAATGGAGAATGGAGGAGTGGCCGAATCTTCCAACCCTTCAACATTGATCAAGGAGGCGATTCACGTCATTAGCTGTGGTTATGAAGAGAAGACCGCGTGGGGAAAAGAG ATTGGTTGGATATATGGATCAATCACTGAGGATATCTTAACCGGTTTCAAGATGCATTGCCGTGGATGGAGGTCAATTTACTGCATGCCCTTGAGGCCTGCATTCAAAGGGTCAGCTCCCATTAACCTTTCTGATCGACTGCACCAAGTTCTTCGGTGGGCACTGGGATCGGTGGAAATTTTCCTCAGTAGACATTGTCCTCTCTGGTACGGGTTTGCAGGAGGCCGCCTCAAATTGCTTCAGAGAATGGCATATATCAACACTATTGTTTACCCCTTCACATCCCTCCCTCTCGTCGCTTACTGCACACTCCCTGCAATATGCCTTCTCACAGGAAAATTCATCATCCCAACA CTTACAAACCTGGCAAGTGCCCTGTTTCTTGGCCTCTTCATCTCCATCATTGCTACAAGTGTGCTTGAGTTGAGGTGGAGTGGAGTCCGCATTGAGGACTTATGGCGTAACGAGCAGTTCTGGGTGATCGGAGGTGTTTCAGCCCATCTCTTTGCCGTCTTCCAAGGTTTCTTAAAGATGTTGGCCGGAATTGACACCAACTTCACCGTCACAACCAAATCAGCCGAAGACACAGAATTCGGAGAGCTCTATCTGATCAAATGGACCACACTTTTGATTCCCCCAACTACACTCCTCATCGTCAACATGGTTGGTGTTGTTGCAGGATTTTCGGACGCCCTCAACAAGGGATACGAAGCTTGGGGGCCACTTTTCGGGAAGGTTTTCTTTGCCTTCTGGGTGATTCTTCATCTATATCCCTTCCTCAAAGGTCTCATGGGACGCCAAAACCGGACTCCAACCATCGTTGTTTTGTGGTCAGTGCTCTTGGCCTCTGTCTTCTCCCTTGTTTGGGTGAAGATAAATCCATTTGTGAGCAAAGTGGACAGCTCAACGCTTGCTCAAAGCTGCATTTCCATAGACTGCTGA
- the LOC103446310 gene encoding cellulose synthase A catalytic subunit 8 [UDP-forming] isoform X2, translating into MMQSVAPVCNVCGEQVGLGANGEVFVACHECNFPICKACFDEDVKAGRKVCLQCGIPYDDNPLAEYETKVSGTRSTMEAHLNNSQDTGIHARHISSVSTLDSELNDESGNPIWKNRVESWKDKKDKKDKKIKKKKDTPKGEKEAQIPPEKQMTEEYSSEAAEPLSTLVPLPSNRITPYRTVIIMRLIILALFFHYRVTNPVDSAYGLWFTSIICEIWFAFSWVLDQFPKWSPVNRTTFTDRLSARFEREGELSELAAVDFFVSTVDPLKEPPLITANTVLSILAVDYPVDKVSCYVSDDGAAMLTFESLAETSEFATKWVPFCKKFSIEPRAPEFYFSQKIDYLKDKVQPSFVKERRAMKRDYEEFKVRMNALVAKAQKTPEEGWTMQDGTPWPGNNSRDHPGMIQVFLGHSGAYDIEGNELPRLVYVSREKRPGYPHHKKAGAENALVRVSAVLTNAPYILNLDCDHYVNNSQAIREAMCFLMDPQVGREVCYVQFPQRFDGIDRSDRYANRNTVFFDVNMKGLDGIQGPVYVGTGCCFNRQALYGYGPPSMPALSKAASSSSCSCCCPSKKPSKDVSEAYRDAKQEELDAAIFNLRDIENYDELERSMLISQTSFEKTFGLSSVFIESTLMENGGVAESSNPSTLIKEAIHVISCGYEEKTAWGKEIGWIYGSITEDILTGFKMHCRGWRSIYCMPLRPAFKGSAPINLSDRLHQVLRWALGSVEIFLSRHCPLWYGFAGGRLKLLQRMAYINTIVYPFTSLPLVAYCTLPAICLLTGKFIIPTLTNLASALFLGLFISIIATSVLELRWSGVRIEDLWRNEQFWVIGGVSAHLFAVFQGFLKMLAGIDTNFTVTTKSAEDTEFGELYLIKWTTLLIPPTTLLIVNMVGVVAGFSDALNKGYEAWGPLFGKVFFAFWVILHLYPFLKGLMGRQNRTPTIVVLWSVLLASVFSLVWVKINPFVSKVDSSTLAQSCISIDC; encoded by the exons ATAACCCGTTGGCGGAGTATGAAACAAAGGTGTCAGGCACTCGATCCACAATGGAAGCTCACCTGAATAATTCACAG GATACAGGAATTCATGCTAGGCATATCAGCAGTGTGTCTACGTTGGATAGTG AATTAAACGATGAATCTGGCAATCCGATTTGGAAGAATAGAGTGGAAAGTTGGAAGGATAAGAAGGATAAGAAGGATAAAAAGATCAAGAAGAAAAAGGATACACCTAAGGGGGAAAAAGAGGCTCAAATTCCACCTGAGAAGCAGATGACAGAGGAATA TTCATCAGAGGCTGCGGAACCACTTTCAACTCTCGTCCCACTTCCATCTAACAGAATCACACCATACAGAACTGTTATAATTATGCGATTGATCATTCTCGCCCTTTTCTTCCATTATCGAGTAACAAATCCTGTTGATAGTGCTTACGGTCTATGGTTCACTTCGATCATATGTGAGATCTGGTTTGCTTTTTCTTGGGTGTTGGATCAGTTTCCTAAGTGGTCTCCAGTTAATCGGACTACATTTACTGACAGGTTATCTGCCAG GTTTGAAAGAGAGGGTGAACTCTCCGAGCTTGCTGCTGTGGATTTCTTCGTGAGTACAGTTGATCCGTTGAAAGAACCGCCCTTGATTACTGCCAATACCGTGCTTTCTATCCTTGCTGTAGACTACCCTGTGGACAAAGTTTCCTGCTATGTGTCTGATGATGGTGCTGCCATGCTTACATTTGAATCCCTTGCCGAAACATCTGAATTTGCAACAAAGTGGGTTCCTTTCTGCAAGAAATTTTCAATTGAACCACGTGCACCTGAGTTTTACTTCTCACAAAAGATTGACTACTTGAAGGATAAAGTGCAACCATCTTTTGTGAAGGAGCGCAGAGCGATGAAA AGAGATTATGAAGAGTTCAAAGTGCGAATGAATGCTTTAGTAGCAAAGGCTCAAAAAACACCAGAAGAAGGATGGACTATGCAAGATGGAACTCCATGGCCAGGAAATAACTCGCGTGACCATCCTGGGATGATCCAG GTGTTCCTTGGACATAGCGGTGCCTATGACATCGAGGGCAATGAACTTCCTCGATTGGTTTATGTCTCGAGAGAGAAGAGACCCGGCTACCCACATCACAAGAAAGCTGGTGCTGAAAATGCTTTG GTAAGGGTGTCTGCAGTTCTCACAAATGCCCCATACATCCTCAATCTTGACTGTGATCACTACGTTAACAACAGCCAGGCAATTCGCGAGGCAATGTGTTTCTTGATGGACCCTCAAGTCGGTCGAGAAGTATGCTATGTGCAGTTTCCTCAGAGGTTTGATGGTATTGATCGCAGTGATCGATATGCTAATCGCAACACAGTTTTCTTTGAT GTTAACATGAAAGGACTGGATGGCATTCAAGGTCCAGTATATGTGGGGACAGGATGTTGTTTCAACAGGCAAGCACTTTACGGCTACGGTCCTCCTTCTATGCCCGCCTTATCCAAGGCTGCTTCCTCATCCTCCTGCTCTTGTTGCTGTCCCTCTAAGAAGCCCTCTAAAGATGTGTCAGAGGCTTATCGAGATGCAAAACAGGAGGAGCTTGATGCTGCCATTTTTAACCTCCGTGATATTGAGA ATTATGATGAGCTTGAGAGGTCAATGCTGATCTCGCAGACAAGCTTTGAGAAAACTTTTGGCTTATCGTCTGTATTCATCGAATCTACGCTAATGGAGAATGGAGGAGTGGCCGAATCTTCCAACCCTTCAACATTGATCAAGGAGGCGATTCACGTCATTAGCTGTGGTTATGAAGAGAAGACCGCGTGGGGAAAAGAG ATTGGTTGGATATATGGATCAATCACTGAGGATATCTTAACCGGTTTCAAGATGCATTGCCGTGGATGGAGGTCAATTTACTGCATGCCCTTGAGGCCTGCATTCAAAGGGTCAGCTCCCATTAACCTTTCTGATCGACTGCACCAAGTTCTTCGGTGGGCACTGGGATCGGTGGAAATTTTCCTCAGTAGACATTGTCCTCTCTGGTACGGGTTTGCAGGAGGCCGCCTCAAATTGCTTCAGAGAATGGCATATATCAACACTATTGTTTACCCCTTCACATCCCTCCCTCTCGTCGCTTACTGCACACTCCCTGCAATATGCCTTCTCACAGGAAAATTCATCATCCCAACA CTTACAAACCTGGCAAGTGCCCTGTTTCTTGGCCTCTTCATCTCCATCATTGCTACAAGTGTGCTTGAGTTGAGGTGGAGTGGAGTCCGCATTGAGGACTTATGGCGTAACGAGCAGTTCTGGGTGATCGGAGGTGTTTCAGCCCATCTCTTTGCCGTCTTCCAAGGTTTCTTAAAGATGTTGGCCGGAATTGACACCAACTTCACCGTCACAACCAAATCAGCCGAAGACACAGAATTCGGAGAGCTCTATCTGATCAAATGGACCACACTTTTGATTCCCCCAACTACACTCCTCATCGTCAACATGGTTGGTGTTGTTGCAGGATTTTCGGACGCCCTCAACAAGGGATACGAAGCTTGGGGGCCACTTTTCGGGAAGGTTTTCTTTGCCTTCTGGGTGATTCTTCATCTATATCCCTTCCTCAAAGGTCTCATGGGACGCCAAAACCGGACTCCAACCATCGTTGTTTTGTGGTCAGTGCTCTTGGCCTCTGTCTTCTCCCTTGTTTGGGTGAAGATAAATCCATTTGTGAGCAAAGTGGACAGCTCAACGCTTGCTCAAAGCTGCATTTCCATAGACTGCTGA